A genomic window from Rhodococcus oxybenzonivorans includes:
- a CDS encoding SCO6880 family protein: MSAVAERTNERPLYGSGSVPRRTGIFGLSIWASSFAAVGFLTSLIVGVSSDVLKGFILAAVFAVVIAPLVIRWGHRSMYEVMQLKIQWWKRAATGSTVYRSGPHSRIPGGRFRLPGLLASTTLHVGVDRLGNPFGMIYRRRGAEYTVVLECWPGGDEALTTPEKDLMTADWGAYLAGLGLPGDIIAAVAIVESIPATGYRLGLEVEQSIKQSRSEIASRIQREAAVEFPSGRSQTLCRLAITFKATTRERRTEPEEMAAELARRLPAAYEDLLNAGVEASPMSAEQIVAFVHRSYNPSAERELEELEILDESHGIDWEDAGPAAAVTKWDYYRHNGVVSVVYEMKAPPESVFTDEVLKPLLRPHDDLDRKRLALVYRPFSAGDATKQVNRDHKDARAAVNQKSGLVSAAAEMRVETTEQARQEQVRGAGLVRYSALMTITCATGSEVPNASSILESLSARAMLKLVRAYGMQDAAFAAGLGVGVLLGEHTTTSKIARNG, encoded by the coding sequence ATGAGCGCCGTGGCCGAGCGGACGAATGAACGTCCGCTGTACGGGTCGGGTTCGGTTCCCCGTCGCACTGGCATTTTCGGTTTGTCGATTTGGGCGAGTTCGTTCGCCGCCGTCGGCTTCCTGACCTCCCTGATTGTGGGCGTGAGCTCAGACGTTCTCAAAGGTTTCATCCTGGCCGCGGTGTTCGCGGTAGTGATCGCCCCCTTGGTGATCCGGTGGGGTCACCGCTCGATGTACGAGGTGATGCAGTTGAAGATTCAGTGGTGGAAGCGTGCGGCAACGGGGTCGACCGTGTACCGGTCCGGCCCGCATTCGCGGATTCCGGGGGGCCGCTTCCGCCTTCCCGGCCTGCTCGCATCGACGACGCTGCACGTCGGCGTCGACCGGTTGGGAAACCCGTTCGGGATGATCTACCGGCGCCGCGGCGCCGAGTACACGGTGGTCCTCGAATGCTGGCCCGGCGGCGACGAAGCGTTGACGACGCCGGAAAAGGACTTGATGACCGCCGACTGGGGCGCCTATCTCGCCGGTCTGGGCCTGCCGGGTGACATCATCGCGGCGGTGGCGATCGTCGAATCGATTCCGGCCACGGGATACCGGTTGGGCCTCGAGGTCGAGCAGTCCATCAAGCAGTCCCGCTCCGAGATCGCATCTCGGATTCAGCGCGAAGCCGCCGTGGAGTTCCCCTCGGGTAGGTCTCAGACGTTGTGCCGTTTGGCGATCACGTTCAAGGCGACGACGCGCGAACGCCGCACCGAGCCGGAGGAAATGGCGGCCGAGCTGGCGCGGCGCTTGCCCGCCGCGTACGAGGACCTGCTCAATGCCGGTGTCGAAGCCTCGCCGATGTCTGCTGAGCAGATCGTCGCGTTCGTGCACCGCAGCTACAACCCGTCCGCGGAGCGCGAGCTCGAGGAACTCGAGATCCTGGACGAGTCTCACGGTATCGATTGGGAGGATGCCGGTCCGGCTGCGGCCGTGACGAAGTGGGATTACTACCGGCACAACGGTGTCGTTTCGGTCGTGTACGAGATGAAGGCGCCGCCGGAGTCGGTGTTCACCGACGAGGTCCTCAAGCCGCTGTTGCGGCCGCACGACGACTTGGATCGTAAGCGTTTGGCGCTCGTGTACCGCCCCTTCTCGGCTGGGGATGCAACCAAGCAGGTCAACCGCGATCACAAGGATGCCCGCGCCGCGGTGAATCAGAAGTCGGGTCTGGTGTCGGCGGCGGCGGAAATGCGGGTGGAGACCACCGAGCAGGCCCGCCAGGAACAGGTCCGCGGTGCCGGTCTGGTGCGTTATTCAGCGCTGATGACGATCACCTGCGCCACCGGGTCGGAGGTACCGAATGCGTCGTCGATCCTCGAATCCTTGTCCGCCCGCGCGATGTTGAAGCTGGTTCGCGCCTACGGAATGCAAGATGCCGCGTTCGCGGCAGGACTCGGTGTCGGGGTGTTGCTGGGTGAGCACACGACCACCTCGAAGATCGCCCGCAACGGCTGA